A single region of the Oculatellaceae cyanobacterium genome encodes:
- a CDS encoding glutathione binding-like protein → MIDLYTFTTPNGRKASVMLEEVELPYNIHKIDITKNDQFTPEFVAINPNSKIPAIIDQDTGMIIFESGAILIYLAEKTGKFLPADQKSRFQVIQWLMFQMASVGPMLGQLNHFKKFAPEQIAYAIERYQKETLRIYSVLDKQLEDKEFICNEYSIADIATFPWISIYEFQGLTLDNHPNLKRWVETVQQRPAVKRGMAVP, encoded by the coding sequence GTGATTGACCTTTACACCTTCACAACACCAAACGGGCGCAAAGCTTCTGTCATGCTTGAAGAAGTAGAACTTCCTTACAACATCCATAAGATAGATATTACCAAAAATGACCAATTTACTCCTGAGTTTGTAGCAATTAATCCTAATAGTAAAATTCCTGCTATTATCGACCAAGACACAGGCATGATAATTTTTGAGTCTGGTGCGATTCTAATTTATTTAGCAGAGAAAACTGGCAAATTTTTACCAGCCGACCAAAAAAGCCGCTTTCAGGTTATACAATGGCTGATGTTTCAGATGGCTAGTGTCGGGCCAATGCTAGGTCAACTCAATCACTTCAAAAAATTCGCACCTGAACAAATTGCTTATGCTATTGAGCGTTATCAAAAGGAAACACTGAGAATTTATAGTGTTTTAGATAAACAATTAGAAGATAAAGAATTTATTTGTAATGAATATTCTATTGCTGATATTGCGACATTTCCCTGGATTTCTATCTATGAATTTCAAGGATTAACTTTAGACAATCATCCAAACCTGAAACGCTGGGTTGAAACTGTCCAGCAGCGTCCAGCAGTAAAACGCGGGATGGCTGTGCCGTAA
- a CDS encoding FAD-dependent oxidoreductase has translation MSVSQPILKNLVLIGGGHSHAIALKLFGINPISGVQLTLITECIDTPYSGMLPGHVAGFYTHEQCHINLSSLTQFAQTNLIVDQAISLDLEKDLVICANHPPVPFDLLSINIGSTPTREPVLGATEYAIPVKPVKQFLAVWNELLEKFTKNPQKPISVSIVGGGAGGVELAMAMRSRLDQILKNSQQPRDLLKIHLCHRDAELIPHHNRWVRSHVQKILSQKGIQLHLGEKVNQVQPHQLKCESGLTIDSDYIFWVTQASAPSWLQSAGLATDNGFVLVDDTLQSLSHPHIFASGDIATMLNYPRPKAGVFAVRQGKPLFKNWQQALLGKPLKPYIPQKQYLSLIGTGDKSAIASWGVCGCASPLLWRLKDQIDRNFMLQFKDLPPASALGYQ, from the coding sequence ATGTCAGTTTCTCAGCCGATATTGAAAAACTTAGTGCTAATTGGTGGTGGTCATAGCCATGCGATCGCCCTAAAACTATTTGGCATCAATCCAATATCAGGTGTCCAACTTACTTTAATTACAGAATGTATAGATACACCTTATTCTGGAATGTTACCTGGTCATGTTGCAGGGTTCTATACTCACGAGCAATGTCATATTAATCTGTCAAGTTTAACTCAGTTTGCTCAAACTAATTTAATTGTTGACCAAGCCATTAGTTTAGATCTGGAAAAAGATTTAGTTATTTGTGCTAATCATCCACCTGTACCGTTTGATCTGTTATCAATCAATATTGGTAGTACTCCAACAAGAGAACCTGTACTAGGCGCAACAGAGTATGCAATTCCAGTTAAACCAGTCAAGCAATTTTTAGCAGTATGGAATGAGCTATTAGAAAAATTTACTAAAAATCCTCAAAAACCAATATCAGTGAGTATTGTCGGCGGTGGTGCTGGTGGTGTAGAACTGGCAATGGCAATGCGATCGCGTTTAGATCAAATCCTTAAAAATTCCCAGCAACCTAGAGATCTTTTAAAGATTCATTTATGCCATCGTGATGCTGAACTCATCCCACACCATAACCGATGGGTGCGTAGTCATGTACAAAAAATTCTCTCCCAAAAAGGTATTCAATTACATCTGGGAGAAAAAGTTAATCAAGTTCAACCTCATCAGCTTAAATGCGAGTCAGGTTTAACGATTGATTCAGATTACATCTTTTGGGTAACTCAAGCATCTGCGCCGAGTTGGTTACAATCTGCTGGATTAGCAACCGATAACGGCTTTGTATTGGTCGATGATACCTTGCAATCTTTGTCTCATCCTCATATATTTGCTAGTGGCGATATTGCCACAATGTTAAATTATCCTCGTCCTAAAGCTGGAGTATTTGCGGTGCGTCAAGGAAAACCACTGTTTAAAAATTGGCAACAAGCTTTATTAGGAAAACCCTTGAAGCCTTATATCCCACAAAAACAATATCTTAGCTTGATTGGGACTGGTGATAAATCAGCGATCGCTTCTTGGGGAGTTTGTGGTTGTGCCTCTCCTCTCTTGTGGCGTTTAAAAGATCAAATTGATCGAAATTTTATGCTTCAGTTTAAGGATTTACCGCCAGCATCAGCACTAGGTTATCAGTGA
- a CDS encoding DUF3172 domain-containing protein, with translation MKRKSKYYEPPTGASKSPFGKSSPFNYTSLAILGGVFILGIGVGIGFSSTATLNPQNVASREFIDQSAPNPEICVQYGASAMVMDTRLFVTLNPFNVYVSQPSMRPGCVLRTNNWSILEQRKLVTSDQVRDCKQRMNTFGFTGVLEASPDITCIYQNDAAKNFFQNQPGAVAPPSESNNF, from the coding sequence ATGAAACGTAAATCAAAATACTACGAGCCTCCAACTGGTGCTAGTAAATCCCCTTTTGGCAAATCTTCTCCCTTTAACTACACTTCATTGGCAATTCTAGGGGGTGTGTTTATTTTAGGTATTGGCGTTGGTATTGGTTTTAGCTCCACAGCCACTTTAAACCCCCAGAACGTCGCTTCCCGTGAATTTATTGATCAAAGCGCCCCTAATCCAGAAATCTGTGTTCAGTATGGAGCCAGCGCGATGGTGATGGATACGCGGCTATTTGTGACCCTGAATCCTTTTAATGTGTATGTATCTCAACCGAGTATGCGCCCTGGGTGTGTGTTACGCACTAATAATTGGTCAATTTTAGAGCAAAGAAAATTAGTTACATCAGATCAAGTGCGGGATTGTAAACAAAGAATGAACACCTTTGGTTTTACTGGGGTTCTGGAGGCTTCACCAGACATTACCTGCATTTATCAGAACGATGCTGCCAAAAACTTCTTCCAAAATCAACCAGGCGCAGTTGCACCTCCTTCAGAATCTAATAATTTCTAA